The Enterobacter kobei genome has a segment encoding these proteins:
- a CDS encoding acyltransferase, translated as MSRLLAAITLLLSIILTILVTIACSVPIIIAGIIKLLLPVPSVWRAVSAFCNFMMYCWCEGLAILLCLNPHLKWDVEGLDNLNKKNWYLLICNHHSWADIVVLCVLFRKHIPMNKYFLKQQLAWVPFIGLACWALDMPFMKRYSRSYLLRHPEHRGKDVETTRRSCEKFRAHPTTIVNFVEGSRFTEEKRQQTRSPYQNLLPPKAAGIAMALNVLGAQFDKLLNVTLCYPKNDNTPFFDMLSGKLTHIVVRVNLVPVDAELHGDYVNDKNFKRRFQQWLNTLWKEKDEQIDSIKSSYKNAGQ; from the coding sequence ATGTCGAGATTGCTCGCTGCAATAACCTTACTGTTAAGCATCATTTTAACTATTCTGGTGACGATCGCCTGTTCCGTGCCGATCATCATCGCCGGGATCATTAAACTGCTGCTGCCTGTGCCCTCGGTGTGGCGAGCCGTGTCAGCGTTTTGTAACTTCATGATGTACTGTTGGTGTGAAGGGCTGGCGATCCTGTTGTGTCTGAACCCGCATCTGAAGTGGGATGTCGAAGGACTGGATAACCTCAATAAAAAGAACTGGTATCTGCTGATTTGTAATCATCACAGCTGGGCCGACATCGTGGTGTTATGCGTGCTTTTCCGCAAACACATCCCGATGAATAAATACTTCCTCAAGCAACAACTTGCCTGGGTACCTTTTATTGGGCTGGCCTGCTGGGCGCTCGATATGCCGTTTATGAAACGCTATTCGCGCAGCTATTTGCTTCGTCATCCGGAGCATCGTGGTAAGGATGTAGAGACCACCCGCCGTTCCTGCGAAAAGTTTCGCGCGCATCCAACAACCATTGTGAACTTTGTGGAAGGCTCCCGGTTTACGGAAGAGAAACGTCAGCAAACACGCTCCCCGTATCAAAACCTGCTGCCGCCAAAGGCGGCGGGCATTGCGATGGCGCTTAATGTACTGGGTGCTCAGTTCGATAAGTTACTCAACGTCACGCTCTGCTACCCGAAGAACGATAACACCCCGTTCTTCGATATGCTCAGCGGCAAGCTGACACACATTGTTGTGCGGGTGAATTTAGTTCCCGTCGATGCCGAACTGCATGGCGACTACGTTAACGATAAAAATTTCAAACGTCGTTTCCAGCAGTGGCTTAATACACTCTGGAAAGAAAAAGACGAGCAGATAGACAGCATTAAATCTTCATACAAAAACGCCGGTCAGTGA
- the dsbA gene encoding thiol:disulfide interchange protein DsbA, producing MKKIWLALAGMILAFSASAAQFTDGKQYTTLEKPVAGEPQVLEFFSFYCPHCYQFEEVLHVSDNVKKKLPEGTKMTKYHVEFLGPLGKDLTQAWAVAMALGVEDKITAPMFEAVQKTQSVQTTADIRKVFVDAGVKGEEYDAAWNSFVVKSLVAQQEKAASDLQLQGVPAMFVNGKYQLNMQGMDTSSMDIFVQQYADTVKYLVEKK from the coding sequence ATGAAAAAAATTTGGCTGGCGCTGGCAGGTATGATTCTGGCATTTAGCGCTTCTGCTGCACAATTTACCGACGGCAAACAGTACACTACGCTGGAGAAGCCGGTTGCTGGCGAGCCACAGGTTCTCGAGTTCTTCTCGTTCTACTGCCCGCACTGCTACCAGTTCGAAGAAGTGCTGCATGTTTCTGACAACGTGAAGAAAAAACTGCCGGAAGGCACCAAAATGACCAAGTACCACGTTGAGTTCCTGGGCCCATTGGGTAAAGACCTGACTCAGGCGTGGGCGGTTGCGATGGCACTGGGCGTGGAAGATAAGATCACCGCCCCAATGTTTGAAGCCGTGCAGAAAACCCAGAGCGTTCAGACCACAGCGGATATCCGTAAAGTGTTCGTTGATGCTGGTGTGAAAGGGGAAGAGTATGACGCCGCGTGGAATAGCTTTGTGGTGAAATCTCTGGTTGCTCAGCAGGAAAAAGCGGCGTCTGACCTGCAGCTTCAGGGCGTTCCGGCGATGTTCGTTAACGGTAAATATCAGCTGAACATGCAGGGCATGGACACCAGCAGCATGGATATTTTCGTTCAGCAGTATGCTGACACCGTGAAATACCTGGTTGAGAAAAAGTAA